In the genome of Drosophila subpulchrella strain 33 F10 #4 breed RU33 chromosome 2L, RU_Dsub_v1.1 Primary Assembly, whole genome shotgun sequence, one region contains:
- the LOC119546629 gene encoding bromodomain-containing protein 7 — MGSSKKHKKNKSERREKYEEYSQHQDPAQLQRGLKLILKVGSNATPEYSANSPMVDGGPPTAAEAMMSPVPEELQDHQGHRERHKKSKKKKKKKDREKKHKHHKEKRHRSRDRHRDAGSDDDVVPGADDAACSGFAPPSVAPPAVDPDSSQDGFSFMDDDQSQPLPENILFFAGITTDNSPSNCPVSKPIAPRKLEDILMGSSPNSSSLQSSSLGMVGSSPTKPLPDLLIPSPSTPGGANSLNALTPKALEAPKTPSSSSESGREPRSCVLKLKQQKSPLNKLLEHLLRFLEKRDPHQFFAWPVTDDMAPGYSSIISKPMDFSTMRQKIDDHEYAALTEFSDDFKLMCENAIKYNHVDTVYNKAAKRLLQVGMKHLQPENLMRSLKPLSGYMRELTAKELGFELSSNDMSRETHDSADEGASTGAEEPPTPAQLEEEERKRVRRLENAPKTHFEPYVDDLTGEEILAQVQNAAQQAKQRVNAKKNARKMGFLRQSKDGSTTLNLLIKEENEGPERVVTIGDLVGKLQTGSTQLQVRQADKRNAMKTVKPLSYGAFASFAPTFDSRFSTLSAEETQLVLRTYGDASSAEYAESILQFTKDSSYGTTIANGLLDILTNGEHSKSLDELYNMQLHSYEQREISKCFEQEKETPCPQETSEQIEQEYEKYKNTAVDFKRLQSLGDLGIDVSFLDGIEAEMKNFELNRRMHEHLSQNLTLIEKLRVTQHDRLSQPLPNHLGLVQPAGQEEAQTAQQLTQQISELAKKLPPSAIADPYALRKAMGMSYAGLPPPRPVSPRVQLPELLQQPVALPQLQPVAMEIDESDEQHGGGDLENELREFLESGSGLHPTNPADDNSIVAQLLLN, encoded by the exons ATGGGCTCCTCCAAAAAGCACAAGAAAAACAAATCGGAGCGACGCGAGAAATATGAAG AATACAGTCAGCATCAGGATCCGGCTCAGCTGCAGCGAGGTCTGAAGCTCATCCTCAAGGTGGGATCTAATGCCACGCCAGAGTACAGTGCCAATTCACCAATGGTTGACGGAGGACCGCCCACAGCAGCCGAGGCCATGATGTCGCCCGTTCCCGAGGAGCTCCAGGACCACCAGGGCCACCGGGAGCGGCACAAGAAGTCgaagaaaaagaagaagaagaaggatCGCGAGAAGAAGCACAAGCACCACAAGGAGAAGCGTCACCGGAGCAGGGATCGCCATCGGGACGCTGGATCTGATGACGATGTAGTGCCCGGTGCCGACGATGCTGCCTGCAGTGGTTTCGCCCCACCCTCGGTGGCTCCGCCGGCCGTCGATCCAGATTCCAGTCAGGATGGCTTCAGCTTCATGGACGACGATCAGTCACAGCCGCTGCCGGAGAATATTCTGTTCTTCGCCGGCATCACCACGGACAACTCTCCGTCCAACTGTCCGGTGTCCAAGCCCATTGCACCGCGGAAGCTGGAGGATATCCTGATGGGTTCCTCGCCAAACTCCTCGTCGTTGCAATCCTCCTCTTTGGGAATGGTGGGCAGCAGTCCCACCAAGCCACTGCCCGAC CTCTTGATACCTTCTCCCTCAACGCCTGGGGGAGCCAACTCCCTGAATGCCCTTACACCCAAGGCTCTGGAGGCACCAAAGACCCCTAGCAGTTCCAGTGAGTCGGGAAGGGAACCCCGGAGTTGTGTGCTTAAGCTAAAGCAACAGAAATCGCCGTTGAACAAGCTGCTGGAGCACCTGCTGCGCTTCCTAGAAAAGCGGGATCCCCACCAGTTCTTCGCATGGCCGGTCACCGATGACATGGCGCCCGGTTACTCCTCGATAATTAGCAAACCCATGGACTTCTCCACCATGCGACAGAAGATCGATGACCACGAGTATGCCGCTTTAACCGAGTTCAGTGATGACTTCAAACTGATGTGTGAGAATGCCATCAAGTACAACCATGTGGACACGGTTTATAACAAGGCAGCCAAACGTCTGCTTCAAGTCGGTATGAAGCACCTGCAACCGGAGAACTTAATGAGGAGCCTGAAGCCACTTTCGGGGTACATGAGAGAGCTCACTGCTAAGGAACTTGGCTTTGAATTGAGTTCTAACGATATGTCACGGGAAACTCATGATTCGGCGGACGAAGGAGCTTCAACTGGAGCGGAAGAGCCACCCACTCCTGCCCaactggaggaggaggagcgcAAGCGAGTGCGGCGTTTGGAGAATGCGCCCAAAACCCATTTCGAGCCTTATGTAGACGATTTGACGGGGGAGGAGATTCTGGCGCAAGTTCAAAATGCGGCGCAACAGGCCAAGCAGAGGGTCAATGCCAAGAAAAATGCGCGAAAGATGGGTTTCCTGCGTCAATCGAAGGATGGCAGTACCACTCTGAATCTTCTGATAAAGGAGGAGAACGAGGGTCCCGAAAGGGTAGTAACCATTGGCGATCTGGTGGGCAAACTGCAAACGGGAAGCACTCAGCTACAGGTGCGACAGGCTGACAAAAGGAACGCCATGAAGACAGTGAAGCCCCTAAGCTACGGAGCCTTTGCCAGCTTTGCGCCCACTTTTGATTCCCGCTTTTCCACTCTGAGTGCCGAGGAAACTCAATTGGTCTTACGTACGTATGGTGATGCCTCCAGTGCGGAATATGCTGAGAGTATTCTTCAGTTCACCAAGGACTCTAGCTATGGGACAACCATTGCCAATGGTTTGCTGGATATCCTCACTAACGGCGAACACAGCAAATCCCTGGATGAACTCTACAACATGCAGCTGCATTCGTACGAGCAACGCGAGATTTCAAAGTGCTTTGAGCAGGAGAAGGAAACCCCTTGCCCGCAGGAAACCTCAGAACAAATCGAGCAAGAGTACGAGAAATACAAAAACACCGCTGTGGATTTCAAGCGATTGCAATCTCTCGGCGATCTTGGCATCGATGTGAGCTTTTTGGACGGCATAGAGGCGGAAATGAAGAATTTCGAGCTCAACCGACGAATGCACGAGCATCTCAGTCAAAATTTGACTCTCATCGAAAAGCTGCGAGTAACCCAGCACGATCGTTTGTCACAGCCTTTGCCGAATCACCTGGGACTGGTGCAGCCCGCTGGTCAGGAGGAGGCCCAAACCGCCCAGCAACTGACGCAGCAGATCAGTGAACTGGCAAAGAAGCTGCCGCCTTCTGCTATTGCCGATCCCTATGCCTTACGGAAGGCCATGGGCATGTCCTATG CTGGCCTGCCGCCACCTCGGCCGGTTTCTCCACGCGTCCAACTGCCCGAGCTGCTACAACAGCCGGTGGCCCTTCCCCAGTTGCAACCGGTGGCCATGGAGATCGACGAGTCCGATGAGCAGCATGGCGGTGGAGATCTGGAGAACGAGCTGCGCGAGTTCCTCGAAAGCGGATCCGGCCTACACCCTACGAATCCGGCAGATGACAACAGCATCGTCGCCCAGCTGCTGCTGAACTAG
- the LOC119548288 gene encoding uncharacterized protein LOC119548288 — protein sequence MTNRLALHHILTTQLRKDWEQEDPEKSRLSQLARRDRIKASLRSTQMPGRHLMPDTQKTYDNMVARIHSTMKSVRSPRRPRPKVPLPVAAIPTITPGVAPPLPSKVVYKHPKRNKSGRIKGGANSSKGSAHGMAHKSNDKSLAAIKAIVNHRSKGSKGSDQHHRIREVIQQKTVLETMLQQHKKLQRDRRTIALDIQRMRADLDRIRTKLDTSMQSLNSTRTLFSATQKANLQKANPQNTVVQQRTPQSTMTPTRRRSGVKRKIRSNAIPMNRQSTLANKAPILKRRVR from the exons ATGACCAATCGACTGGCCTTGCACCACATCCTGACCACCCAGCTGCGGAAGGACTGGGAGCAGGAGGATCCTGAgaagtccaggctgtcgcagCTGGCCAGGAGGGACAGGATCAAGGCCTCGCTGAGATCGACCCAGATGCCAGGTCGCCACCTGATGCCCGACACCCAGAAGACTTACGACAATATGGTGGCAAGGATTCACTCGACCATGAAGT CGGTTCGATCACCTCGAAGACCTCGGCCAAAGGTGCCGTTGCCCGTAGCCGCGATTCCGACCATAACTCCAGGAGTAGCCCCACCATTACCATCGAAAGTAGTATACAAACATCCGAAACGCAACAAGTCGGGACGCATAAAGGGCGGTGCCAACTCCTCGAAGGGCAGCGCCCACGGGATGGCACACAAAAGCAATGACAAGTCACTGGCGGCAATCAAGGCCATTGTGAACCATAGGTCGAAGGGTTCCAAGGGCTCCGATCAGCATCATCGAATTCGAGAGGTTATCCAGCAGAAGACTGTGCTGGAGACCATGCTGCAGCAGCACAAGAAGTTGCAAAGGGATCGGCGGACCATAGCCCTGGATATTCAGCGGATGCGGGCTGACCTGGACAGGATTCGCACCAAGTTGGACACTTCCATGCAGAGCCTGAACTCCACGCGCACCCTCTTCAGTGCCACCCAGAAGGCGAATCTTCAAAAGGCCAATCCCCAGAACACGGTTGTCCAGCAGAGGACCCCCCAAAGCACGATGACCCCGACCCGTCGCCGCTCTGGTGTCAAACGAAAGATCAGGTCCAACGCCATTCCGATGAACCGACAGAGCACCCTGGCCAACAAGGCACCCATCCTCAAGCGTCGAGTTCGTTAA
- the LOC119548287 gene encoding uricase, whose translation MAISIKVTVIAVRMFATPLRQPNVLTQSQKMSPGMDGHDKPYQYEITDHGYGKDAVKVLHVSRKGPVHTIQEFEVGTHLKLYSKKDYYQGNNSDIVATDSQKNTVYLLAKKHGIESPEKFALLLAKHFINKYSHVEEAHVHVEAYPWQRVCQDETRTTINGKCEKGTAGSCDFSSIDDRSQHNHAFIFTPTALHYCDVVVRRSDPKQTVITGIKGLRVLKTTQSSFVNFVNDEFRSLPDQYDRIFSTVIDSSWEYSDTESLDFLKAWQTVKNIILRNFAGDPQVGVSSPSVQHTLYLSEREVLDVLPQVSVVSMTMPNKHYFNFDTKPFQKIVPGDNNEVFIPVDKPHGTIYAQLARKNINSHL comes from the exons ATGGCCATCAGTATCAAAGTTACAGTGATTGCAGTCAGAATGTTTGCAACACCTCTCAGACAGCCAAATGTGCTGACCCAGAGCCAAAAGATGTCACCCGGCATGGATGGTCATGATAAACCCTATCAGTACGAGATCACCGATCACGGATACGGCAAGGATGCGGTTAAGGTTCTGCATGTCAGTCGCAAGGGACCCGTGCACACCATCCAGGAATTCGAAGTGGGCACTCACCTGAAGCTGTACAGCAAAAAAGATTACTACCAGGGCAACAACTCGGACATTGTGGCCACCGATTCGCAAAAGAATACCGTATATCTATTGGCCAAGAAGCACGGCATCGAGAGTCCCGAAAAGTTTGCCCTTCTCCTGGCCAAGCACTTTATCAACAAGTACTCCCATGTGGAGGAGGCCCATGTGCATGTGGAGGCCTATCCCTGGCAGCGGGTTTGCCAGGATGAGACCAGGACCACCATtaatggcaaatgtgagaagGGAACCGCGGGTAGCTGCGACTTCAGTTCGATCGACGACCGATCACAGCACAATCACGCTTTTATTTTCACACCCACCGCTCTGCACTACTGCGACGTGGTTGTGAGGAGGTCAG ATCCCAAACAAACCGTCATCACTGGAATCAAGGGTCTCCGAGTCCTGAAGACGACCCAGTCTTCGTTTGTAAACTTCGTGAACGATGAGTTCAGATCTCTGCCGGATCAATACGATCGAATTTTTAGCACTGTGATTGACTCCTCCTGGGAATATTCCGACACCGAAAGCTTGGACTTCTTGAAGGCCTGGCAGACGGTCAAAAACATAATCCTCCGCAACTTTGCCGGCGATCCGCAGGTGGGCGTGTCCTCGCCCTCCGTTCAGCACACCTTGTATCTGAGCGAAAGAGAGGTCCTGGATGTCCTGCCGCAGGTGTCGGTCGTATCGATGACGATGCCGAACAAGCATTACTTCAACTTCGATACGAAGCCGTTCCAGAAAATCGTTCCAGGCGATAATAACGAAGTTTTCATCCCGGTGGACAAGCCACATGGCACTATCTATGCCCAGTTGGCCAGGAAGAACATCAATAGCCACCTCTAA
- the LOC119546830 gene encoding probable serine/threonine-protein kinase yakA produces the protein MELPGVLVLVLGIVIPLGCLGAVHDELPQCGLHGVYRQRQSLVESPNYPDNYPVNTCWDYVVRSPYRCPTKFHIQFLDFKLEISENCSRDYLAIGLDNDGDDMDVLCGQVLGIKKYHTPDGVLRLRFLSDDSPWTTNGGFRLLITRLACEREDLVARGLDEDEEDVDGDTVQVISKSPPKKLHHHHHLQQQSPQQQQQESSFNYTQANRLGFDLGLSPGVGYPAGFYPPPAGLYPQPAPPCAPHQHQQLLQQQQEQQRFLQHQQHQQFLQQQQLLQQQQLPQQQQQLQQQFLQQQQLQQQQQILQQQQFPQQLQLPQQQQQELPLISDQYQTTSFQPHAVTLKDYDSQTLQQFGGQLDLCCASSFNQNHFYLSSPGFPRTVLNYLLPNQQRDCVFYIEKSSPNVCRLRIQFKFFDFGHNSGGSIGGSFGGGFGGVSGGLSGGGFSGGDFRGQQNCNGDFLELDGQRYCGCRSGYVHKSHWDQGRKALRMRIGQSSSTTSNGFLLEIFQDQDSDGCRQDANSGFGLGLQQQQQPQQPQRGLGLWPQVGLQPQLGLPPQTPQLWPGYPGYVSGYPLPFTATPYRTARRISYARGIDAQQPSRVVETNSTRKEFYYFDGDEAFARSALEDEDEASLGVTTQSQSLSKTESPVVTKAFEQSSCSFDYMEVLKLSVDTLWLTKPLCFSPLRSWFPNIFG, from the coding sequence ATGGAGCTGCCAGGAGTCCTTGTTTTGGTTCTGGGCATCGTCATCCCATTGGGATGCCTGGGAGCTGTACACGATGAGCTGCCCCAGTGCGGCCTGCACGGTGTCTACAGGCAGCGCCAGAGTCTCGTGGAATCGCCCAACTATCCGGACAACTATCCGGTGAACACCTGCTGGGACTATGTGGTGCGATCCCCCTACCGCTGCCCCACCAAGTTTCACATCCAGTTTCTGGACTTTAAGCTGGAGATCTCGGAGAACTGCAGTCGGGATTACTTGGCCATTGGCTTGGACAACGATGGCGATGACATGGACGTGTTGTGCGGTCAGGTGCTGGGAATCAAGAAGTATCACACTCCCGATGGAGTACTGCGATTGCGATTCCTAAGCGATGATTCTCCTTGGACGACGAACGGTGGCTTTCGCCTTCTCATCACTCGCTTGGCCTGCGAAAGGGAGGACTTGGTGGCCAGGGGTCTGGATGAGGATGAAGAGGATGTGGACGGGGACACGGTGCAGGTGATTTCCAAGTCACCTCCCAAGAAGTTGCACCACCATCACCACCTGCAACAGCAATctccgcagcagcagcagcaggagtcAAGTTTTAACTATACGCAGGCAAATCGCTTGGGTTTCGACTTGGGCTTGTCACCTGGTGTGGGTTATCCTGCAGGATTTTATCCACCACCAGCGGGATTATACCCCCAACCTGCGCCACCTTGTGCACCCCACCAACATCAGCAACttttgcagcagcagcaggaacaGCAGCGATTCTTGCAGcaccagcaacatcagcaatttctgcagcagcaacagctcctgcagcagcagcaacttccacagcagcaacagcaactgcaacagcagttccttcagcaacaacaactgcaacaacaacagcagatcctgcagcagcagcagttccCGCAGCAACTTCAGCTccctcagcagcagcagcaggagttGCCCCTGATCTCTGACCAATATCAGACCACATCCTTTCAACCGCATGCCGTAACGCTCAAGGATTACGATTCCCAAACCTTACAGCAGTTTGGAGGTCAGTTGGATCTCTGCTGCGCCAGCAGCTTCAATCAGAACCACTTCTATCTCTCCAGTCCCGGATTTCCCAGAACAGTCCTGAATTACCTGCTGCCCAATCAGCAAAGAGATTGTGTTTTCTACATAGAAAAGAGCTCACCAAATGTCTGCCGTTTGAGGATACAGTTTAAATTCTTTGATTTTGGACACAATTCAGGAGGTTCAATTGGAGGCTCTTTTGGCGGGGGATTTGGAGGAGTTTCTGGAGGGTTGAGCGGTGGAGGATTCAGTGGCGGAGATTTTAGAGGCCAGCAAAACTGCAATGGTGACTTCCTGGAACTGGATGGTCAGCGATACTGCGGCTGTCGCTCGGGATATGTGCACAAATCGCACTGGGATCAGGGTCGCAAGGCGCTGCGCATGCGCATTGGACAGTCGAGCAGTACCACCTCCAATGGGTTCCTGCTGGAGATATTCCAGGATCAGGACTCGGATGGCTGTCGACAAGATGCAAACTCTGGCTTTGGATTGGgcctgcaacagcaacagcagccacAGCAACCTCAAAGGGGCTTGGGCTTGTGGCCCCAAGTGGGCTTACAGCCTCAATTGGGCTTGCCCCCACAAACACCGCAATTGTGGCCTGGATATCCTGGCTATGTCAGTGGTTATCCTTTGCCCTTCACGGCTACTCCTTACCGAACGGCCAGAAGGATATCCTATGCCCGTGGAATTGATGCCCAGCAGCCTTCCCGAGTGGTGGAAACGAACTCTACTCGCAAGGAATTTTACTACTTCGATGGCGACGAGGCCTTTGCCCGTTCCGCTCtggaggatgaggatgaggccTCTTTAGGGGTCACAACCCAATCACAATCCCTATCAAAAACCGAATCTCCAGTGGTCACAAAAGCCTTTGAGCAGAGCAGCTGCTCCTTTGATTACATGGAGGTCCTTAAACTTTCCGTCGACACTCTCTGGTTAACGAAACCCCTGTGTTTTTCACCTCTGAGAAGCTGGTTCCCTAACATTTTTGGTTAG
- the LOC119547058 gene encoding uncharacterized protein LOC119547058 isoform X2 — MKPDILAFCILATTILGSGTRHVAGFLASSQSTPHGGGAHMGDHQGVASGPHRLQLPIFGVAVGGGPVRQEAPSLDVQEAQERAVYDPGDELLRAQELGLALVPPGPDYADAVYNELELASKFEVLKKMEEDLRAEQELVDKSALLMKMLEDPSLETLPLVYVEEEEPEAVIPSAGAEDYADLENAVQDLVLGQSKPKRSRYYRRYPWKRHNKNRGNYEPELRYACTPSKEDIFKLLVNLHENRKGNHSKTVNFCNRKRPAKAVFTNIRFLG, encoded by the exons ATGAAGCCCGACATCCTAGCGTTCTGCATCCTGGCAACCACGATCCTGGGCAGCGGGACACGTCACGTCGCCGGCTTCCTAGCCTCCTCCCAGAGCACGCCGCATGGAGGAGGAGCCCACATGGGTGACCACCAGGGCGTTGCATCCGGGCCACATCGCCTGCAACTGCCCATTTTCGGAGTCGCAGTCGGTGGCGGACCCGTTCGCCAAGAAGCCCCTTCCTTGGACGTCCAGGAGGCCCAGGAGCGAGCTGTTTACGATCCCGGAGATG AATTACTCCGCGCCCAGGAGCTCGGATTGGCTCTGGTTCCTCCGGGCCCCGACTACGCCGATGCGGTGTACAACGAACTCGAGCTGGCCAGCAAGTTCGAGGTGCTCAAGAAGATGGAGGAGGATTTGCGGGCCGAGCAGGAACTGGTGGACAAATCCGCTTTGCTCATGAAAATGCTAGAG GATCCCTCATTGGAAACTTTGCCGCTGGTTTACGTGGAGGAAGAAGAGCCGGAGGCCGTGATTCCTTCCGCCGGAGCCGAGGACTACGCCGACCTGGAGAATGCCGTTCAGGACTTGGTTTTGGGCCAGAGCAAACCCAAGCGTTCGCGGTATTATCGCAGGTATCCGTGGAAGCGCCACAACAAGAACCGCGG CAACTATGAACCGGAATTGCGTTATGCCTGCACACCAAGTAAGGAGGATATATTTAAGCTGCTGGTCAATCTGCACGAGAATCGTAAGGGCAACCACAGCAAGACGGTTAATTTCTGCAATCGCAAGCGTCCTGCCAAGGCGGTCTTCACCAATATAAGATTCCTGGGTTAA
- the LOC119547058 gene encoding uncharacterized protein LOC119547058 isoform X1, whose translation MKPDILAFCILATTILGSGTRHVAGFLASSQSTPHGGGAHMGDHQGVASGPHRLQLPIFGVAVGGGPVRQEAPSLDVQEAQERAVYDPGDELLRAQELGLALVPPGPDYADAVYNELELASKFEVLKKMEEDLRAEQELVDKSALLMKMLEDPSLETLPLVYVEEEEPEAVIPSAGAEDYADLENAVQDLVLGQSKPKRSRYYRRYPWKRHNKNRGSYMNSINSNYEPELRYACTPSKEDIFKLLVNLHENRKGNHSKTVNFCNRKRPAKAVFTNIRFLG comes from the exons ATGAAGCCCGACATCCTAGCGTTCTGCATCCTGGCAACCACGATCCTGGGCAGCGGGACACGTCACGTCGCCGGCTTCCTAGCCTCCTCCCAGAGCACGCCGCATGGAGGAGGAGCCCACATGGGTGACCACCAGGGCGTTGCATCCGGGCCACATCGCCTGCAACTGCCCATTTTCGGAGTCGCAGTCGGTGGCGGACCCGTTCGCCAAGAAGCCCCTTCCTTGGACGTCCAGGAGGCCCAGGAGCGAGCTGTTTACGATCCCGGAGATG AATTACTCCGCGCCCAGGAGCTCGGATTGGCTCTGGTTCCTCCGGGCCCCGACTACGCCGATGCGGTGTACAACGAACTCGAGCTGGCCAGCAAGTTCGAGGTGCTCAAGAAGATGGAGGAGGATTTGCGGGCCGAGCAGGAACTGGTGGACAAATCCGCTTTGCTCATGAAAATGCTAGAG GATCCCTCATTGGAAACTTTGCCGCTGGTTTACGTGGAGGAAGAAGAGCCGGAGGCCGTGATTCCTTCCGCCGGAGCCGAGGACTACGCCGACCTGGAGAATGCCGTTCAGGACTTGGTTTTGGGCCAGAGCAAACCCAAGCGTTCGCGGTATTATCGCAGGTATCCGTGGAAGCGCCACAACAAGAACCGCGG TTCTTACATGAATTCTATCAACAGCAACTATGAACCGGAATTGCGTTATGCCTGCACACCAAGTAAGGAGGATATATTTAAGCTGCTGGTCAATCTGCACGAGAATCGTAAGGGCAACCACAGCAAGACGGTTAATTTCTGCAATCGCAAGCGTCCTGCCAAGGCGGTCTTCACCAATATAAGATTCCTGGGTTAA